Below is a genomic region from Parageobacillus toebii NBRC 107807.
TTGGCGATTGCTGGGGGCGCCTCTTTCATCGAATGGGCAGTGGAAAAATGGGATTCATAAAAACGAGCGGGGGAAAGAAAGGTCTCCCGCTCGTTTTCTTGTATCTATGATAAAGTATCGATTAATACACGCAAAGCAAGAAATCATTGCAACATCATGGAATGTTTACGGGATTTTCGACAACAGTTTTTTGGCCAATGCCAATTATATCCGAAACATCAAAACGTGATGAAAAAGGAGAAACATATTTTTTCCGCACCACATAAACTAATAATACACTACACAGCTTGGAGGTTATAGCGATGAAAAAAGGAATTCAACCACAGCAAATTAAGGCAAAACGAGTGTATTCTTCCAAAAAGACGGCTGCGAAGCGGGCAGGAGGATGTGGCTGCGGCAGAACAATAAAAAGAAATAATGGATAAACTGTGAAAAATGCCTATACCTTCATCTGCCTAGTTGCATAGTCTAACAATGCAACAAGTCGACAGGAAGGAGGAATGGGGATGTCTGGTCGTAAAAAATCTCGTGTTATCCATGTCGATAAGCTAATTATTCACGCTGACGATGTGGTGATAGTTCCAAAAGGACGCATTCGCGATCCGTGGTTATTTCCGCATCGCGAAGATGTAGAAGCAATTGAAGATGTTCATGAAGAATCACCGCGTGATGATCATAAGCATGATGATCATGAAGAGGAAAGAAGACCTTTTTCCTGGATTTAAGCATTTGGTGAAAATGGATGGGGGAAGCGTAAGTGGAACGCTTTAAAAACTATGGTCTTTGGCTTGCCATCGGTTCTTTTATCTTTTTGGCGCTGCAAACATTTGGCATCGATATCGATTTAGGGAAGTATGAGCGGCTGTATGAAGCATTTTTAAGCATTCTCGTCATCGCAGGGATTATTAACAATCCATCTCTTGGCCGCGGTTTTTCTGACAAAGTGAAGGAAGAAAAATAAGTATAAAGAAAAGGCTGTCCGGTTCTATGGACAGCCTAATTTTTTGTAAAAAATGACAATTATATTTTTCTGCAAAAAAATCCATTCTAACAATTGTAATCGATACTACCACAATATTAGGGAGGGAATAAACATGAC
It encodes:
- a CDS encoding holin, with the translated sequence MERFKNYGLWLAIGSFIFLALQTFGIDIDLGKYERLYEAFLSILVIAGIINNPSLGRGFSDKVKEEK